In Treponema primitia ZAS-2, a genomic segment contains:
- a CDS encoding YidC/Oxa1 family membrane protein insertase, with protein sequence MLNVIYAIIIFPIVQIIETVYVLVYKVFDSAAFSVIGVSFAVTILCLPLYVIAEKWQKTERDITKKLKPGIDKIKAVFKGDEQYMILSTYYRQNHYHPIYAMRSSFGILIQIPFFLAAYTYLSTLESLRGESFFFIRDLGVPDSIFNIGNFRVNILPIAMTFINCIAGAIYTRGLPARDKIQVYGMAAVFVVLLYNSPSGLVLYWTMNNVFSLIKNIFYRLKNPLRVLYVIISLGVIAFIAYLLFINNGTLRKRLILSGALTLFFFIPLYIRAITYIYRKFLLPLFANTSQRNILFLLSCLILTILTGLFIPSTVISSSPEEFSFIDQYKSPFPFIFSSFSQTIGFFTFWPLCIYFLFNAQIKTILTALFSVTAIFSLVNTVIFQGDYGVITNTFLFNTTGVLDVPVLSVFLNIFCFLVLICFIFLIFRVNKIKIISSIEVILLLSSLFFSGYNMLRINKGYKELLSRRDDTQGAVHSVSPIFHLSEDEPNIIIFFADAAINGYVKPIFEEHPQLKEQFDGFTLYPNTVSFALHTLMGVPPIWGGYEYTPSEMNRHDTVPMVEKHNEALLVLPRLFADEGYEVTVTDPSWANYAWVPDTRIYDKYDHITAFNTKGRYNSVWYLRNNYGNGDITGNHIKRNVLWFSFLKIVPPMIRFLIYDDGWYWSTDDIGYSITDFINSYAVLDFLPELTSYDAEKPSALFISNEVTHELLYLQYPDYIPQQIVTDRGGGVFSNNEYYHINNAFYLRFGEWLDELKKNGVYDNTRIIIVSDHGAGVNPYPELKEIPIPGEGRGKYNPVLLMKDFNEHGELEINMDFMTQADVPTLASAGIIKDPANPFTAKPINTNPKKEGALITTNHISMAYQHNKTTYKIRKNQWIHVQDNIFNEENWRLVEK encoded by the coding sequence ATGTTAAATGTCATTTATGCTATTATTATTTTTCCTATAGTTCAAATTATTGAAACAGTATATGTGCTTGTATACAAGGTTTTTGACAGCGCTGCTTTTTCAGTTATTGGAGTAAGTTTTGCAGTAACAATTTTATGCCTTCCACTTTATGTGATAGCAGAAAAATGGCAAAAAACAGAGCGGGATATAACTAAAAAGCTTAAACCCGGGATTGATAAAATAAAAGCCGTGTTTAAGGGTGATGAACAATATATGATCCTGTCAACCTATTACAGACAGAACCATTACCATCCGATTTATGCTATGCGGAGCTCCTTTGGGATTCTTATTCAAATTCCCTTTTTCCTGGCGGCCTATACCTATCTGTCTACCCTGGAGTCCTTAAGGGGAGAATCATTTTTCTTTATCCGCGATCTAGGCGTCCCGGATTCCATATTCAATATCGGCAATTTCAGGGTAAATATCCTACCCATAGCCATGACCTTTATTAACTGTATTGCCGGAGCTATATATACCCGGGGTTTACCTGCCAGAGATAAGATTCAAGTGTATGGGATGGCCGCTGTTTTTGTTGTTTTATTGTATAACTCTCCATCCGGCCTTGTTTTGTACTGGACCATGAATAATGTTTTTTCCCTGATTAAAAATATTTTTTACAGGTTAAAAAACCCTTTAAGGGTACTGTATGTTATTATCAGCCTTGGGGTTATTGCTTTTATTGCCTATCTTCTTTTTATTAATAACGGAACTTTAAGAAAAAGATTGATATTATCAGGTGCTTTAACCCTGTTTTTTTTCATTCCTCTGTATATCAGAGCTATTACTTATATTTACAGAAAATTTCTTCTCCCACTCTTTGCCAATACTAGTCAAAGAAATATACTTTTTCTGTTAAGCTGTTTAATCCTCACGATTCTTACCGGCTTGTTTATTCCTTCTACAGTAATTTCCTCATCTCCGGAAGAATTTAGTTTTATAGATCAATACAAATCACCCTTCCCTTTTATTTTTAGCTCATTTTCACAGACCATTGGATTTTTTACTTTCTGGCCACTCTGTATTTATTTCCTGTTTAACGCTCAAATTAAAACTATACTGACGGCCCTGTTCTCCGTTACAGCAATTTTCTCTCTTGTTAATACCGTTATATTTCAGGGTGATTACGGGGTAATAACCAATACTTTCCTTTTTAATACCACCGGAGTTCTGGATGTTCCTGTGCTTTCTGTTTTCTTAAATATTTTTTGTTTCCTGGTTCTTATATGCTTTATTTTTTTGATATTCAGGGTCAATAAAATAAAAATAATTTCTTCAATTGAGGTAATCCTTTTATTGTCATCCCTCTTTTTTTCAGGGTATAATATGCTTCGCATAAACAAAGGATACAAAGAATTACTCAGCCGGCGGGATGACACTCAGGGTGCTGTTCATTCGGTCAGTCCAATTTTTCACCTTTCAGAAGATGAGCCGAATATAATTATTTTCTTTGCAGATGCTGCTATTAACGGATATGTAAAACCGATATTCGAAGAGCATCCCCAATTAAAAGAACAGTTTGACGGATTTACCCTCTATCCGAATACAGTATCCTTTGCTCTGCATACCCTAATGGGAGTTCCGCCTATATGGGGGGGATATGAATATACTCCAAGTGAAATGAACCGCCATGATACGGTTCCCATGGTAGAAAAACACAATGAGGCGCTGTTGGTGCTTCCCAGACTTTTTGCTGATGAAGGATACGAAGTTACAGTGACAGACCCTTCCTGGGCTAACTATGCATGGGTTCCAGATACCAGAATATATGACAAATATGATCATATCACCGCCTTCAATACCAAGGGGCGGTATAACAGTGTATGGTATTTACGGAACAACTATGGAAATGGGGATATTACCGGTAACCATATCAAAAGAAATGTGCTCTGGTTTTCATTTTTAAAAATTGTTCCACCGATGATACGTTTTCTTATTTATGATGATGGTTGGTACTGGAGTACTGATGACATCGGTTATTCCATCACTGATTTTATAAATTCCTATGCGGTGCTTGATTTTTTACCAGAACTCACCAGCTATGATGCGGAGAAACCTTCTGCATTGTTTATTTCAAATGAAGTAACCCATGAACTGTTATATCTGCAATACCCTGATTATATTCCCCAACAGATCGTAACGGATCGCGGTGGAGGCGTATTTTCGAATAATGAGTATTATCATATAAACAATGCTTTTTATTTGCGATTTGGGGAATGGCTGGATGAATTAAAGAAAAACGGTGTTTATGACAATACCCGTATTATTATTGTATCGGATCACGGCGCCGGAGTAAACCCCTATCCAGAATTAAAAGAAATTCCTATTCCCGGAGAAGGCCGGGGAAAATATAATCCGGTTTTGCTGATGAAAGACTTTAATGAACACGGTGAATTAGAAATCAATATGGATTTTATGACCCAAGCCGATGTTCCCACTCTGGCGAGCGCAGGGATTATAAAGGATCCTGCAAATCCCTTTACCGCGAAACCTATAAATACGAATCCAAAAAAAGAAGGCGCCCTTATTACTACTAACCATATATCCATGGCCTACCAGCACAATAAAACTACCTATAAGATACGGAAAAACCAATGGATACATGTTCAGGACAACATTTTTAATGAAGAAAACTGGAGGCTTGTAGAAAAATGA
- a CDS encoding dehydrogenase, translating to MVIRSKAPLRLGFAGGGTDIDTYYNIYDGYVLNATIDMYSYCILEPTNNDKVIFNATDIEKQQEYEASSVLDISQALPLHSGIYNRIIADYNNGKPLSFVMTTYSDAPAGSGLGSSSTLVVAILKAYTEWLNLPLGEYDIASLAYKIEREDLHMAGGKQDQYAATFGGFNFMEFYRDEKVIVNPLRLKRWIRNELEASLVLYYTGVSRESANIIKRQIENTQNKNMKSIEGMHEMKKQAVLMKEFLLKGDFGGFSKCLLQGWLAKKNLADSISNSFLDGLFQYAMENGAESAKISGAGGGGFMMLYCNPCNRINLIKALKQKEGTVFPASFTEIGTQAWTIYNN from the coding sequence ATGGTGATACGATCAAAAGCTCCTCTTCGACTAGGATTTGCCGGGGGCGGCACGGACATTGATACTTATTATAATATATACGATGGGTATGTGCTGAACGCTACAATTGACATGTATTCCTATTGTATTTTGGAACCGACTAATAATGATAAAGTTATATTTAATGCAACGGATATTGAAAAGCAGCAAGAGTATGAGGCATCAAGTGTGCTGGATATATCCCAGGCGCTTCCTCTTCATAGCGGTATTTATAACCGAATTATAGCGGATTATAATAATGGTAAGCCTCTTTCTTTTGTAATGACCACCTATTCCGATGCTCCTGCAGGCTCCGGATTGGGGTCATCTTCTACATTGGTTGTTGCTATTCTTAAAGCATACACTGAATGGTTGAATTTGCCTTTAGGTGAATACGATATTGCCTCTCTTGCATATAAAATTGAACGGGAAGATTTACATATGGCCGGGGGAAAACAGGATCAATATGCGGCTACCTTTGGGGGCTTTAATTTTATGGAATTTTACCGGGATGAAAAAGTTATCGTAAATCCCCTGAGGCTGAAACGCTGGATCCGTAATGAACTTGAAGCCTCACTGGTATTATATTATACCGGTGTTTCCAGAGAAAGCGCTAATATCATAAAACGGCAAATAGAAAACACCCAAAACAAGAACATGAAAAGTATTGAAGGTATGCATGAAATGAAAAAGCAGGCTGTTCTTATGAAGGAATTCCTTTTGAAAGGGGATTTTGGGGGCTTTTCGAAATGTTTGCTACAGGGTTGGCTGGCTAAGAAAAATTTAGCGGATTCTATTTCGAATAGTTTTCTTGATGGATTGTTTCAGTACGCCATGGAAAATGGAGCAGAATCAGCGAAAATTTCGGGCGCCGGAGGAGGTGGTTTTATGATGCTATATTGCAACCCCTGTAACCGTATTAACCTTATAAAAGCTTTAAAGCAAAAAGAAGGGACTGTTTTCCCTGCAAGTTTTACTGAAATTGGAACCCAGGCATGGACTATTTACAACAATTAA
- a CDS encoding glycosyltransferase family 4 protein produces the protein MPQILINGYFLCRNLTGIERFAFELTKRLDELSAFEEISIIVPGDIVTLPPYKNLRIILHKKKEPHIWWQMVTLQLFLLTHREYIILEFANTILPFFPGIVFLHDIYCEFFPEDFRGLKNWLVRLYNKWQYRLIAKHAKRIITVSKFSRSQIADAYNIDSHNISVVYNGWEHFKNIVPDYSIFNEHPEFKARGYFFTLGSLSMRKNILWIIKYASKHPQTMFAVSGTSLPVLKVRELEDTTAPSNILLLGYLSDSKVKALMERCRAFLMPSYYEGFGIPPLEALSCGAEIIISNAASLPEIYGNTAHYIDPYNTDIDLEELMQNPIEKPDALLAKYSYDNSARQVYELLKEFR, from the coding sequence ATGCCACAAATCCTGATTAACGGGTATTTTCTCTGTCGTAATCTCACAGGCATTGAGCGGTTTGCATTTGAACTAACTAAAAGGCTTGATGAGCTAAGCGCCTTTGAGGAAATTAGTATTATTGTTCCCGGAGATATTGTAACACTGCCGCCCTATAAAAATTTAAGAATAATACTGCATAAAAAAAAAGAGCCTCATATTTGGTGGCAGATGGTTACCCTACAGCTTTTTCTTTTGACCCACCGTGAATATATCATCCTTGAATTTGCCAATACCATTCTCCCCTTTTTTCCAGGAATCGTATTTCTCCATGATATTTATTGCGAATTCTTCCCGGAAGATTTCCGGGGGCTGAAAAATTGGCTGGTGAGACTGTACAATAAATGGCAGTACCGTCTAATAGCGAAGCACGCCAAAAGAATAATTACCGTCTCCAAATTCAGTCGCAGCCAGATTGCGGATGCCTATAATATTGACTCCCATAATATATCTGTGGTGTATAATGGGTGGGAACATTTTAAGAATATAGTTCCTGATTACTCCATTTTTAATGAACACCCGGAGTTTAAAGCCCGGGGATACTTTTTTACCCTTGGAAGCTTATCCATGAGAAAAAACATCCTTTGGATAATAAAATATGCTTCCAAACACCCCCAAACAATGTTCGCGGTTTCCGGTACAAGCTTGCCGGTACTCAAGGTGCGGGAACTTGAAGATACTACAGCTCCATCAAATATACTGCTCTTAGGATACCTGAGTGATTCTAAGGTAAAGGCTCTGATGGAAAGATGCCGGGCTTTCCTGATGCCTTCCTATTACGAAGGCTTCGGTATCCCCCCCCTGGAAGCTCTTTCCTGCGGGGCCGAGATTATCATTTCTAACGCAGCCAGTTTGCCGGAAATTTATGGGAACACCGCACACTACATTGATCCATATAATACCGATATTGATCTTGAAGAACTAATGCAAAACCCAATTGAAAAACCTGATGCACTTCTGGCAAAATATTCCTATGACAATTCTGCACGACAAGTCTATGAATTACTAAAAGAATTTCGTTAA
- a CDS encoding D-sedoheptulose-7-phosphate isomerase, whose product MDYLQQLIERYPVLSGIQDNIAATYRLMADTFAAGGKVLIAGNGGSAADSDHIVGELMKGFLKKRPLSADFTAKLQKLTDIDTSNYIARNIQQGLPAIALSAHTALTTACINDIDGSIIYAQQVYGYGQPGDLFLGISTSGNAKNVLYAMITAKARGLKAAALTGGTGGEIAKIADVAVIVPETETYRVQELHLPVYHALCLMLEEHFFP is encoded by the coding sequence ATGGACTATTTACAACAATTAATTGAACGATATCCGGTATTAAGCGGTATTCAGGATAATATTGCCGCAACATACAGGCTTATGGCAGATACATTCGCAGCTGGAGGGAAGGTGCTGATTGCCGGTAATGGGGGGAGCGCTGCGGACTCAGATCATATTGTTGGGGAACTAATGAAAGGTTTCCTAAAAAAGCGCCCACTCTCTGCTGATTTTACCGCAAAATTACAAAAACTCACGGATATAGATACTTCAAACTATATTGCGCGGAATATTCAACAGGGCTTGCCTGCCATAGCGCTATCCGCCCATACTGCTTTGACGACCGCCTGTATCAATGACATTGACGGCAGCATCATTTATGCTCAGCAAGTATATGGCTATGGCCAGCCTGGGGATTTATTTTTAGGGATATCAACTTCAGGCAATGCAAAAAATGTTCTATATGCCATGATTACTGCTAAGGCAAGGGGCCTCAAGGCTGCAGCCCTAACAGGCGGGACCGGTGGTGAAATTGCGAAAATTGCCGATGTTGCGGTGATTGTCCCGGAAACAGAAACTTACCGCGTACAGGAATTACATCTTCCCGTTTATCATGCACTGTGCCTTATGCTTGAGGAGCATTTTTTTCCATGA
- a CDS encoding HAD-IIIA family hydrolase, with product MKVVIMAGGKGTRIAAIASDIPKPMVPIAGKPILEHQIDCLARNNFTDIIMVVGHLGEKIKDYFTDGSKWDCTISYYTETEPLGTAGALYKIIDNLSDDFILINGDIIFDIDFSRFIAFHSTQKALATLVVHPNNHPFDSALLITDQEHRVIQWLNKEDSRLYYKNQVNAGIHILSKNLLAKAGPHKEKVDLDRDILKPLISCGAIYAYNTPEYIKDMGTPERYAQVSTDIERGIVRKRNLSCPQEAVFLDRDGTINTLNGFVTKPEQLELIDGTPEAIRRINSSGYLSIVITNQPVIARGEASLIDLENIHHKLETELGRKGAYLDDIFFCPHHPDKGFPGERPEYKINCECRKPKPGMLFQAALKYNIDLSKSYMVGDDIKDVLAGIAAGCKPILLKPNADNKEENIDGRRVLIFSNLNDFIQHVMILEDTKC from the coding sequence ATGAAAGTTGTAATCATGGCCGGAGGCAAAGGGACTCGTATTGCCGCAATAGCATCGGATATTCCAAAGCCAATGGTTCCTATAGCCGGGAAACCAATTTTAGAACATCAGATCGATTGCCTGGCAAGAAATAATTTTACTGATATTATCATGGTTGTTGGGCATCTTGGTGAAAAAATCAAAGATTATTTTACCGATGGAAGTAAATGGGACTGCACCATTTCCTATTACACAGAAACAGAACCCCTGGGTACTGCCGGAGCGTTGTATAAAATAATAGACAATCTTTCCGATGATTTTATTCTGATAAACGGCGATATCATTTTTGATATTGATTTTTCACGTTTTATAGCGTTTCATTCTACACAAAAAGCTCTGGCAACTCTTGTTGTTCATCCAAACAACCATCCTTTCGATAGCGCACTGCTTATAACTGATCAGGAACACCGTGTTATTCAATGGCTCAATAAAGAAGATAGCCGTTTGTATTATAAAAACCAGGTTAATGCGGGTATTCACATTTTGTCAAAAAACCTGCTTGCTAAGGCAGGCCCGCATAAAGAAAAAGTAGACCTTGACCGCGATATTTTAAAACCTCTCATATCCTGTGGCGCCATTTATGCTTACAATACCCCTGAATATATTAAAGACATGGGCACCCCGGAGCGTTATGCGCAGGTATCCACCGATATTGAACGGGGTATAGTCAGGAAGCGTAATTTATCCTGCCCTCAGGAGGCGGTGTTTCTCGATCGAGATGGGACTATCAATACTTTGAATGGATTTGTGACAAAACCGGAACAACTTGAACTGATTGATGGCACGCCGGAGGCTATACGAAGAATAAATAGTTCCGGATACCTGTCTATTGTGATTACCAATCAACCGGTAATAGCAAGGGGGGAAGCATCACTGATTGACCTGGAAAATATTCATCACAAGCTTGAAACAGAACTAGGCAGGAAAGGGGCATATCTTGATGACATATTTTTTTGTCCCCACCACCCCGACAAAGGTTTCCCCGGTGAACGCCCTGAGTATAAGATTAATTGCGAATGCAGAAAACCAAAACCCGGAATGTTGTTTCAGGCTGCTCTAAAATATAATATTGATTTATCAAAGTCATATATGGTTGGGGACGATATAAAAGATGTGCTTGCTGGGATTGCCGCAGGATGTAAACCAATACTTTTGAAGCCTAACGCTGATAATAAGGAAGAAAATATTGACGGCAGAAGAGTTTTAATCTTTTCAAACCTGAATGATTTTATACAGCATGTTATGATTTTAGAGGATACTAAATGTTAA
- a CDS encoding glycosyltransferase produces MYNPDADVVVLFDKKTKKGLTGKRAEYEKYISEIKVIAIPDEYNQKEASRWIKTSIRKYITEDFLFIDCDTVITEKLAPEFPFEIKIGAVLDTHVNLSNHHLKDYFQRSDSQIGFDASFKQENHYNGGLIFCRDCVEGDLFFEKWHELWLKGREKGNVQDMPSLNQADHELNGIITELGGEWNCQISHNGLPFLYNAKIIHYYATSLISFTPPYLPASENTLSSIRENGVITPEIIKLLEHPKTAFEQYTRIVADRGVIDAFDSSLFSKIIWLRKKHPILFQKLNTFMYHLTKSVKRLFRK; encoded by the coding sequence ATGTATAATCCGGATGCGGATGTAGTGGTTCTTTTTGATAAAAAGACTAAAAAAGGACTTACAGGTAAAAGAGCCGAATATGAAAAATATATTTCGGAAATAAAAGTAATAGCTATTCCTGATGAATATAACCAAAAAGAAGCTTCCCGGTGGATTAAAACTTCTATCAGAAAATATATTACCGAAGATTTTTTATTTATTGACTGTGATACTGTTATTACAGAAAAGTTAGCGCCGGAATTTCCTTTTGAAATAAAAATTGGAGCCGTTCTGGATACCCATGTAAATCTTTCTAACCACCATTTGAAAGATTATTTTCAACGTTCGGATTCACAGATTGGTTTTGACGCCTCCTTTAAACAGGAAAATCACTATAATGGCGGGCTGATCTTCTGCAGGGACTGTGTTGAGGGAGATCTTTTTTTTGAAAAATGGCATGAGCTTTGGCTTAAAGGCAGGGAAAAAGGGAATGTCCAGGATATGCCCTCCCTAAACCAGGCAGACCATGAACTTAACGGCATTATCACGGAACTTGGCGGTGAATGGAACTGTCAGATAAGTCATAATGGCCTCCCCTTTCTATATAATGCGAAGATTATTCATTACTATGCTACCTCTCTGATTTCTTTCACCCCGCCCTACCTTCCTGCATCTGAAAATACCCTTTCTTCCATCCGGGAAAATGGCGTCATTACACCCGAAATAATCAAACTCTTGGAACATCCTAAAACGGCCTTTGAGCAATATACCAGGATTGTGGCAGACAGGGGTGTTATTGACGCTTTTGATAGCTCCCTGTTTTCAAAAATAATATGGCTTAGAAAAAAACACCCAATTCTTTTTCAAAAACTTAATACATTTATGTATCATCTAACCAAATCTGTTAAAAGACTGTTTCGAAAATAA
- a CDS encoding CDP-glycerol glycerophosphotransferase family protein, with product MIHLHFNPLYIDPGTGSMLFSILIGAAATLYFLLRAVIIKVKVFFSGGRAAVSNTLYPYVIYSEGKQYWNVFKPVVEEFETRQQELLYLTSSEDDPVFENTYHFIKSEFIGEGNKAYARLNIISANFVLMTTPSLNVYQLKRSKSVNHYSHVLHMPSDATTYRLFGLDYFDSVLLTGDYQAKDIRILEKQRSLPEKQLITVGCTYLDVYAEKIKQLPIEDTHPFTVLVSPSWGASGLLKHYGERLLDPLAESGWRIIVRPHPQSKKSEADMLETLAKRYSTNPNVQWDYERENIYSLSRADIMISDFSGIIFDFMFLCDKPVIYVSQDMDLRPYDADDVPDELWQFRILREIGIELKEEQFKTMAEVIKNASKSTLLQNARLDAKNTAWQYRGEAGKRIADFMTKTVK from the coding sequence ATGATACACTTGCATTTCAACCCCCTGTATATTGATCCCGGAACGGGAAGTATGCTCTTTTCAATATTAATTGGAGCAGCGGCAACTCTGTATTTCCTTTTAAGGGCGGTTATTATCAAAGTTAAGGTCTTCTTTTCTGGGGGCCGTGCCGCTGTTTCAAACACCCTTTATCCCTATGTGATTTATTCCGAGGGAAAGCAATACTGGAATGTTTTCAAACCAGTAGTTGAAGAATTTGAAACCAGGCAGCAGGAGTTGTTATACCTAACATCTTCAGAAGATGATCCTGTTTTTGAAAATACGTACCATTTTATAAAATCTGAGTTCATCGGTGAAGGCAATAAGGCATACGCAAGATTAAACATTATTTCCGCAAATTTTGTCCTTATGACCACCCCGAGCCTGAATGTTTATCAGCTTAAACGTTCCAAATCGGTAAATCATTATTCCCATGTACTCCACATGCCAAGCGACGCAACTACCTACCGCCTGTTCGGCCTGGATTATTTTGATTCAGTGTTATTAACCGGGGATTATCAGGCTAAGGATATCCGCATTCTGGAAAAACAGCGCAGTCTGCCTGAAAAACAGCTCATTACCGTTGGCTGTACTTACCTGGATGTATACGCTGAAAAGATTAAGCAGTTACCTATTGAAGATACCCATCCCTTTACGGTATTGGTTTCCCCTTCCTGGGGCGCTTCCGGCCTGTTGAAGCATTATGGGGAAAGACTCCTTGATCCCCTGGCTGAATCAGGATGGCGGATTATTGTACGGCCCCATCCCCAGTCTAAAAAATCAGAAGCTGATATGCTTGAAACCCTGGCTAAACGGTACAGCACAAATCCGAATGTACAGTGGGACTATGAACGGGAGAATATTTACTCCCTTTCCCGGGCGGATATCATGATTTCTGATTTTTCAGGTATCATCTTCGATTTTATGTTCCTCTGTGATAAACCGGTAATTTATGTAAGCCAGGATATGGATCTGCGCCCCTATGATGCCGATGATGTTCCCGATGAGTTATGGCAGTTCAGGATACTTCGGGAAATCGGCATTGAACTGAAAGAGGAACAATTTAAAACCATGGCGGAAGTGATAAAAAATGCATCAAAAAGTACCCTACTGCAAAATGCGCGGCTGGATGCGAAAAATACCGCCTGGCAGTATCGGGGAGAGGCTGGTAAGCGTATTGCCGATTTTATGACAAAAACGGTAAAATGA
- a CDS encoding glycosyltransferase — translation MTILFDLSAAQPIIGSDFHGAAEYAKTVFYKLFETLSETTNLEIFYNPEKNIDNDLVNKCQNNNVPINLCKTNSEISALLIKKQYDLFFTALPYSYYNLNIPKNTKFVYTVHGLRSTEYPWDDYILKYKKQNFRTHVKYVVSLFLFHWWIEYLKRKSTKNFNLLFNRTKNQTIITVSCHSKYSINYFSPHIAVSAIETLYSPPKLIQSPQDEGTSTLKDFSLEPGKYILLIGGDREEKGAYRACRALVKLFSQEKHSVLSDVKVLILGVSYEKAYRKLIKNSSHFVLAAYVPSQTLEMLYKYSLLFIYPTMNEGFGYPPLEAMKYGTLCACSANSSITEICADSVLYFNPHNEDEISIRVLQSFDSEIRKEKTEKMKARLEQVRLRQERDLDRLAKIISGNP, via the coding sequence ATGACAATACTTTTTGACCTATCAGCAGCTCAGCCTATTATCGGCAGTGATTTTCATGGCGCCGCGGAATACGCAAAAACAGTATTTTACAAATTATTTGAAACTCTTTCTGAAACTACAAACCTGGAAATATTTTATAATCCGGAAAAAAATATTGATAATGATCTTGTTAACAAATGCCAAAATAATAATGTCCCTATAAATCTTTGTAAAACCAATAGTGAAATAAGCGCCCTGCTCATAAAAAAACAGTACGACCTTTTTTTTACTGCCTTGCCTTACTCTTATTATAATCTGAACATCCCCAAAAATACAAAATTTGTTTATACGGTTCATGGGCTCCGTTCCACCGAATACCCCTGGGATGACTATATTCTGAAATATAAAAAGCAGAATTTTAGAACTCATGTTAAATATGTTGTTAGCCTGTTTTTATTTCACTGGTGGATAGAATACCTGAAACGCAAAAGTACAAAAAATTTTAATTTATTATTTAACCGTACTAAAAATCAAACCATCATAACAGTATCCTGCCATTCAAAATATTCTATAAACTATTTTTCCCCTCATATAGCAGTTTCAGCGATAGAGACCCTATATTCTCCCCCGAAACTTATTCAAAGCCCCCAAGACGAAGGTACCTCTACCCTTAAGGACTTTTCCCTTGAACCGGGTAAGTATATTTTGCTCATCGGCGGTGACCGGGAAGAGAAGGGCGCTTATCGGGCTTGCAGGGCGCTAGTTAAACTTTTTTCGCAGGAAAAACATTCGGTCTTGTCGGATGTTAAAGTACTTATCCTTGGGGTTTCCTATGAAAAAGCCTACAGGAAACTAATTAAAAATTCTTCCCATTTTGTTCTTGCCGCTTATGTTCCTTCTCAAACCTTGGAAATGCTCTATAAATATTCCCTGCTTTTTATCTATCCGACTATGAACGAAGGGTTTGGTTACCCTCCTCTGGAAGCAATGAAATACGGAACCCTTTGTGCCTGTTCTGCTAATTCCTCAATTACGGAGATCTGTGCCGATTCTGTTTTGTATTTTAATCCCCATAATGAGGATGAAATCAGCATACGGGTTTTGCAGAGCTTTGATTCTGAAATACGGAAAGAAAAAACAGAAAAAATGAAAGCTCGCCTTGAACAGGTACGCTTGCGGCAGGAACGGGATCTAGACAGACTAGCGAAAATAATTTCCGGGAACCCATGA